The Fortiea contorta PCC 7126 genome has a segment encoding these proteins:
- a CDS encoding aspartate aminotransferase family protein has protein sequence MHSFQETPILESELVNESQVSFSEIINSEPNIHKLIYHHVSDTVMVKGKGIYLYDAEGNRYIDCASATFNLSLGYGHSEVLQAVQEQAEKLVHVTSTFQTDPINTVVRKLVEVSPENLTLVHPKVSSGSAANEGAIKIAQHYTGKRDVITLFRSHLGQTMMMTSMSGNAFRKEPFPNLFPGSIQVPDPYCHRCFYKQKPKTCDFLCVERIYDFIEYASSGSVACIVVEPISGNGGNIVPPPGYFQALEKLCREQGIILIFDEIQTGIGRTGKMFAAEYFGVHPNIITTAKGLGGTGFQFAAILTEERLGGLEGHHHSFTYGSNVLAAAAAAKTLDIVSQPQFLKNVETVGNYIMERLRQMQEKYTFISDIRGVGLMIGVEISDDEGNPNTDLTNYIAKVAMKHGLIIRTSRYGYGNVFKIRPPLIITLEESEQLCDQLEKVLTEVQ, from the coding sequence ATGCATTCTTTCCAAGAAACACCGATTCTAGAATCAGAACTGGTCAATGAATCTCAAGTAAGCTTCTCCGAAATCATAAATTCAGAGCCAAATATTCATAAATTGATCTATCACCATGTCAGTGACACAGTGATGGTCAAGGGTAAAGGTATATATCTTTATGATGCAGAAGGCAATCGATATATTGACTGTGCATCAGCAACATTTAATTTATCTTTGGGGTACGGTCATTCAGAAGTTCTACAAGCAGTTCAAGAACAAGCTGAAAAATTAGTTCATGTCACTTCCACATTTCAAACTGATCCCATTAACACCGTTGTCAGAAAGTTGGTCGAAGTTTCACCCGAAAATCTGACATTGGTGCATCCCAAAGTCTCTAGCGGTTCGGCAGCCAATGAAGGTGCAATTAAAATTGCTCAACATTATACAGGGAAAAGAGATGTCATCACATTATTTCGGAGCCACTTAGGGCAAACAATGATGATGACAAGTATGTCAGGAAATGCTTTTCGTAAAGAGCCTTTTCCTAACTTATTTCCTGGAAGTATTCAAGTACCAGATCCATATTGTCACCGCTGCTTTTACAAACAAAAACCCAAGACATGTGACTTTTTGTGTGTAGAACGAATCTATGACTTTATAGAATATGCTAGTTCTGGAAGTGTTGCCTGCATAGTTGTCGAACCCATTTCTGGTAATGGTGGCAATATTGTCCCACCTCCAGGGTATTTTCAAGCCCTTGAAAAACTTTGTCGTGAACAGGGGATTATTCTTATCTTCGATGAAATCCAGACTGGTATTGGTAGAACAGGCAAAATGTTTGCAGCAGAGTACTTTGGTGTACATCCTAACATTATCACTACAGCTAAGGGACTTGGTGGTACAGGATTTCAGTTTGCCGCTATTTTAACTGAAGAAAGGTTGGGTGGTCTTGAAGGACACCACCATTCTTTTACTTACGGTTCAAACGTTCTCGCAGCCGCAGCTGCAGCCAAGACTCTTGATATAGTCAGCCAACCTCAATTCCTTAAAAACGTGGAAACTGTTGGTAACTACATTATGGAGCGCCTCCGCCAAATGCAAGAAAAATACACCTTCATTAGTGATATTCGTGGTGTAGGGTTAATGATTGGAGTGGAGATTTCTGATGATGAGGGTAATCCAAATACGGATTTAACTAACTATATTGCCAAAGTAGCTATGAAGCACGGCTTAATTATTAGAACTTCTCGCTATGGTTATGGCAATGTTTTCAAAATCCGTCCGCCATTGATTATCACATTAGAAGAGTCTGAACAGTTGTGCGATCAACTGGAAAAAGTTCTCACAGAGGTTCAATGA
- a CDS encoding inositol monophosphatase family protein: MKDYILCLAEYVSQQISQSQGKLKNRYIHGYSPGGDAQFDVDEIAESAVEKFIVERGEPIAIYSEDKGLQKFGSDPSYLLIVDPIDGTRPAAANLEMCCISIAVAKFKEFACIGDVEYALLKELKTGAYIYGDRYHDDLIYAGYSYPLPNLSHTSDLNNMFWSFEFNGHPTSLMIQAYGHLIDSSANTGGVFLFNSASYSISRIITGQLDAYVDIGNRLLKDHPELRPAFEKVGNGYILHLFPYDIAASVFLAEKAGVIITDAFGKSLNSTLLMDISDQNQQSCIAASTAELHRKLLETIRW; the protein is encoded by the coding sequence ATGAAAGATTATATCTTGTGTTTAGCTGAGTACGTTTCGCAACAGATTTCCCAGAGTCAAGGTAAATTAAAAAATCGCTACATTCATGGCTACTCCCCTGGTGGTGATGCACAGTTCGATGTTGATGAAATCGCCGAGAGCGCCGTTGAGAAATTTATAGTTGAGAGAGGAGAACCAATAGCAATTTATTCAGAAGACAAAGGTCTACAAAAGTTTGGTTCTGATCCGAGTTATCTTCTAATTGTAGATCCCATAGATGGAACTCGACCGGCAGCAGCTAATTTGGAAATGTGCTGTATCTCCATTGCTGTAGCTAAATTCAAAGAATTTGCATGTATCGGCGATGTCGAGTATGCACTATTAAAAGAACTGAAGACGGGAGCATATATCTATGGGGATCGCTACCATGATGACTTGATTTATGCAGGATATTCCTATCCATTACCAAACTTAAGTCATACCTCTGACCTGAATAATATGTTTTGGTCGTTTGAGTTCAATGGTCATCCAACATCACTGATGATTCAGGCTTACGGTCATCTTATTGACAGTTCAGCTAATACAGGAGGTGTGTTCTTGTTTAACAGTGCCTCCTACTCTATCTCCCGGATTATCACGGGACAGCTTGACGCCTACGTTGATATTGGTAATCGGTTACTCAAAGACCATCCAGAACTGCGTCCTGCCTTTGAGAAAGTGGGTAACGGTTATATCCTGCATTTGTTTCCCTATGACATCGCCGCGAGCGTGTTTTTGGCAGAAAAAGCTGGGGTGATTATCACTGATGCTTTTGGCAAATCACTGAACAGCACACTGTTGATGGATATCAGTGATCAGAATCAACAGTCATGTATCGCTGCATCAACTGCAGAATTGCATCGCAAGTTGCTAGAGACTATCCGTTGGTAA